The following are from one region of the Marinomonas sp. CT5 genome:
- a CDS encoding ABC transporter permease, which produces MSDSSIVMTSNTPSFLPKVPTWRRTMNRFLGHRGLFIGSVILGMIVVLAILAPWLAPHDPYLQNISQRMIPPVWHEKGSWEHILGTDKLGRDYLSRLLYGARISLTIGLSAALISGLIGTTLGVLAGYFGGRVDSVISYIITTRLAMPVVLVALAMSALVGGSLQMVIMLLGLLLWDRFAVVARSSTQQLRDAEFIASAKVLGASTGYILVRELLPNILSALIVVMTLEMAHAILLEATLSFLGLGVQPPMPSWGLMIAEGKAYMFFKPWVIAIPGIALMVLVLAINLVGDGLRDMNAPEGRN; this is translated from the coding sequence ATGTCTGATTCTTCTATTGTAATGACTTCAAATACGCCTTCTTTTTTGCCCAAGGTGCCGACATGGCGTCGTACGATGAATCGTTTTTTGGGACACCGCGGTTTGTTTATCGGGTCGGTCATTCTGGGAATGATTGTGGTGTTGGCGATTTTAGCTCCTTGGTTAGCACCACATGACCCTTATTTACAGAATATTTCCCAACGCATGATCCCACCAGTTTGGCACGAAAAGGGGTCGTGGGAACATATTTTGGGAACCGACAAGTTAGGGCGAGATTATCTCAGCCGCCTTTTGTACGGCGCTCGTATTTCTTTAACCATTGGTTTGTCTGCTGCGCTGATTTCTGGGCTGATTGGCACGACCTTGGGTGTTTTGGCGGGTTACTTCGGCGGCCGAGTGGATTCGGTAATCAGCTACATCATTACTACTCGTTTAGCCATGCCGGTGGTGCTGGTGGCTTTGGCTATGTCGGCTTTGGTCGGTGGGTCTTTGCAAATGGTGATTATGTTATTGGGTTTGTTGTTATGGGATCGATTTGCGGTGGTTGCTCGCTCCTCCACCCAACAATTGCGTGATGCGGAGTTCATTGCCTCGGCAAAAGTTTTGGGGGCTTCAACAGGGTATATCTTGGTGCGGGAATTACTGCCCAATATTTTAAGCGCATTAATTGTCGTGATGACCTTAGAAATGGCGCACGCCATTTTGCTTGAAGCGACACTGTCCTTTTTGGGGTTGGGAGTTCAGCCACCCATGCCGTCTTGGGGGTTAATGATCGCAGAGGGCAAAGCCTACATGTTTTTTAAACCTTGGGTAATTGCGATCCCAGGTATTGCGCTGATGGTATTGGTGTTGGCGATTAACTTAGTGGGCGACGGTTTGCGTGATATGAACGCACCAGAAGGCCGGAATTGA
- a CDS encoding ABC transporter ATP-binding protein encodes MKRILDVKNLAVSLPTPNGDLKAVRGIDLYVNQGEMLCIVGESGCGKSMTSMALMGLLPKRAEVTAETMHFDGMDLLSLSKKERNQVRGMRMSMIFQEPMTSLNPSYTLGNQLCESIIKHKKISKDEARKRAIYLLERAGVPYPEKRLDQYPHQLSGGLRQRVMIAMALMCEPDLIIADEPTTALDVTIQAQILRLIRELQQEFGTAVIFITHDLGVVARIADRVAVMYAGQVVETAAAKDLFADPQHPYTKGLLNCIPIPGKTLPGSHLESIPGVVPSLIGEPKGCAFENRCNASIKSCCDRAPHLENHLGSQAHQVRCPVVAASFKEAV; translated from the coding sequence ATGAAACGAATACTGGACGTAAAGAACTTGGCCGTCAGTCTGCCAACACCCAATGGAGATTTGAAGGCTGTACGTGGCATTGATTTGTATGTGAACCAAGGTGAAATGCTTTGTATTGTAGGGGAGTCGGGATGCGGTAAATCCATGACTTCCATGGCATTGATGGGGTTATTACCGAAGCGTGCAGAAGTAACCGCTGAGACAATGCACTTCGACGGCATGGACTTATTGTCTCTATCAAAAAAAGAGCGCAACCAAGTCCGTGGCATGCGTATGTCGATGATCTTTCAAGAGCCAATGACCTCACTGAACCCTTCTTATACTTTGGGTAATCAGCTTTGCGAGAGCATTATTAAACACAAGAAAATCAGCAAAGACGAAGCGAGAAAGCGCGCGATTTATTTGCTGGAGCGTGCCGGTGTTCCGTATCCTGAAAAGCGTTTGGATCAATATCCCCATCAATTATCTGGTGGCTTACGGCAACGGGTGATGATTGCTATGGCACTGATGTGTGAGCCTGATTTGATTATTGCTGATGAGCCAACAACGGCACTGGATGTCACCATACAGGCGCAAATATTGCGCTTGATTCGAGAGCTGCAACAGGAATTTGGCACCGCTGTTATTTTTATCACCCATGATTTAGGCGTAGTGGCTCGAATTGCTGATCGTGTGGCCGTGATGTATGCCGGTCAAGTGGTGGAAACCGCTGCGGCAAAAGATTTGTTTGCTGACCCTCAACATCCTTATACCAAAGGCTTGCTTAACTGTATCCCCATTCCAGGTAAAACCTTACCCGGTAGTCACTTGGAATCTATTCCTGGTGTGGTGCCGAGTTTGATTGGTGAACCTAAGGGCTGTGCATTTGAAAACCGTTGTAACGCTTCGATCAAGTCCTGTT
- a CDS encoding ABC transporter substrate-binding protein: MKKLTQHKFSLLPVLDSTPRRTLASVLMTCALAGVVTPALANKANDTLVYAVGLEPENVSPYHNNVREGIILSHLAWDTLLHRDMETGEYQPLLATSWKWEDPTHLLLTLRKGVTFQNGDAFSAADVVFTFNYVTSPESKIVTRQNVDWIDHAEKVDDYTVRLVLKQPFPAALEYLSGPTPIFPEKYFKSVGIEGFAKAPIGTGPYKITEVLSGEGANLERYEGYFEGGPIKKPAIGKIQFRVIPDPDARLAQLMTGEIDWTWRVPSDQADEMKMMPNLQVISSETMRVGYLAMDTSSEALKDSPFRNKLVREAVNYAVNREGLANELVRGGSRAIYTPCFPSQFGCDVSAAKKYPYDPAKAKALLAEAGYPNGFQTDFYAYRDMDLAEAILGDLRAVGITSKMHMLTYAALRKEQRSGNVPLAFQTWGSYSVNDASAMTSVYFSGGADDINRDQEVKTLLNAADTNVDPVIRKKNYSAAIKKITEEAFWAPMFSYSSNYAFTKELNFTAYPDELPRFVESSWK; this comes from the coding sequence ATGAAAAAACTCACTCAGCACAAGTTTTCTCTGTTACCAGTATTAGACAGCACTCCACGAAGAACTTTGGCAAGTGTTCTTATGACTTGTGCTCTAGCGGGTGTAGTCACTCCTGCACTGGCGAATAAGGCAAACGATACTTTGGTCTACGCAGTGGGGCTTGAGCCTGAAAATGTCAGCCCTTACCACAACAATGTGCGTGAAGGGATTATTTTGTCTCATCTAGCTTGGGACACATTGTTGCATCGTGATATGGAAACGGGTGAGTACCAACCTTTGCTAGCCACTAGTTGGAAATGGGAGGATCCGACACATTTACTCCTTACCCTGCGTAAAGGGGTCACTTTTCAAAATGGTGATGCTTTCAGCGCAGCGGACGTCGTTTTTACTTTCAACTATGTGACTTCGCCTGAGTCAAAAATTGTGACCCGCCAAAATGTTGACTGGATTGATCATGCTGAAAAAGTGGATGACTACACGGTACGTTTGGTATTGAAACAGCCATTTCCTGCGGCATTAGAATATTTGTCTGGCCCAACCCCGATCTTTCCTGAAAAGTATTTTAAGTCAGTTGGCATTGAAGGATTTGCGAAAGCGCCAATTGGAACAGGCCCTTATAAAATTACCGAAGTGTTGAGTGGTGAAGGGGCAAATTTAGAACGTTATGAAGGTTACTTTGAAGGTGGGCCAATTAAAAAACCGGCCATAGGAAAGATTCAATTTAGAGTCATTCCTGACCCTGATGCCCGCCTTGCTCAGTTGATGACTGGCGAGATTGATTGGACATGGCGAGTGCCTTCTGATCAGGCGGATGAAATGAAAATGATGCCAAACTTACAAGTCATTAGCTCCGAAACCATGCGTGTAGGCTATTTGGCTATGGATACCAGCAGTGAAGCGTTAAAGGATTCGCCATTCCGCAATAAACTGGTACGAGAGGCGGTTAATTACGCCGTGAATCGTGAAGGGCTTGCTAATGAGTTGGTGCGTGGTGGAAGTCGTGCCATATACACGCCCTGTTTCCCTTCTCAATTTGGCTGTGATGTGTCCGCTGCGAAAAAATACCCTTATGACCCAGCCAAAGCGAAAGCCTTACTGGCCGAAGCGGGTTACCCAAATGGTTTTCAAACCGATTTTTACGCTTACCGAGATATGGATCTAGCAGAAGCGATTCTTGGGGATCTTCGTGCTGTGGGCATTACATCTAAAATGCACATGTTGACCTATGCGGCACTGCGTAAAGAACAGCGTTCAGGAAACGTGCCTTTAGCGTTTCAAACCTGGGGCTCTTATTCTGTGAATGATGCCTCCGCTATGACCAGTGTCTATTTCAGTGGAGGGGCTGATGATATCAACCGGGATCAAGAGGTAAAGACGCTGTTAAATGCGGCTGACACGAACGTTGATCCTGTCATCCGTAAGAAAAATTACAGCGCCGCGATTAAGAAAATTACCGAAGAAGCTTTTTGGGCGCCGATGTTTTCTTACTCAAGTAACTATGCCTTCACGAAAGAACTTAATTTCACTGCATATCCTGATGAATTGCCTCGTTTTGTAGAGTCAAGTTGGAAGTAA
- a CDS encoding ABC transporter permease, with protein sequence MLVFMVRRLLVALSVAVTVSIVSFMLLHLSGDLAISIAGPESTAEQVEQIRIDFGLDKPMVYQYFDWLWGAVQLDFGRSYYFQDTVMGLISERLPVTLTLGGLALGLATIVAIPLGVIAAIKQDTWIDRLALTIAVIGQAMPSFWFALTLIVIFAVNLHWLPAGGNASWQHFVLPAIALGYYAMPAMMRLTRTGMLEVLNSDYIRTARSKGLNESTVIFKHALRNAVIPVVALAAVELGFMLGGSVVIESVFSLKGLGQLAWDAITRNDYPVVQAVVLIIAVFYILLTFLADVINAMLDPRLRVR encoded by the coding sequence ATGTTGGTATTTATGGTTCGTCGTTTACTGGTGGCGCTAAGTGTGGCGGTCACAGTGTCTATCGTGAGTTTCATGTTGCTGCATTTGTCTGGTGATTTGGCCATTTCAATCGCTGGGCCAGAGTCGACGGCTGAGCAAGTAGAACAAATTCGCATCGATTTTGGTTTGGATAAGCCCATGGTCTATCAATACTTTGATTGGCTTTGGGGAGCGGTGCAATTGGATTTTGGGCGCTCCTATTATTTTCAAGATACGGTGATGGGGCTGATTAGCGAGCGCTTACCTGTGACACTGACTTTAGGTGGATTGGCGCTAGGGCTGGCGACGATTGTTGCGATTCCATTGGGAGTCATTGCTGCGATCAAACAAGATACTTGGATTGATCGTTTGGCTCTAACCATTGCGGTTATTGGTCAAGCTATGCCGAGTTTTTGGTTCGCGTTAACCTTGATTGTGATCTTCGCGGTGAATTTGCATTGGTTGCCCGCGGGTGGCAATGCGTCATGGCAGCATTTTGTTCTGCCTGCTATTGCATTGGGCTATTACGCCATGCCTGCGATGATGCGTTTAACACGTACAGGTATGTTGGAGGTGTTGAACTCGGATTATATTCGTACGGCTCGCTCGAAAGGTTTGAATGAGTCGACGGTTATTTTTAAACATGCACTGCGCAACGCGGTGATCCCTGTAGTGGCTTTGGCGGCGGTAGAGCTGGGTTTTATGTTAGGTGGCTCAGTGGTCATCGAGTCGGTGTTTTCTTTAAAAGGGTTAGGTCAGCTGGCTTGGGATGCCATTACCCGAAATGACTACCCCGTCGTACAAGCCGTGGTGCTGATTATAGCGGTCTTTTATATCCTGTTAACTTTTCTCGCCGATGTGATCAACGCCATGCTTGATCCGCGTTTGCGTGTCCGCTGA
- a CDS encoding LysR substrate-binding domain-containing protein, translated as MEFLPRNIANFRKKHEGIHFHINVSSPAEVSRRVSHGDADIGITLNLSPAKDIQVAYRQPSPVVAVVHPSHPLANKKTVTLAQLQPYPIALPEENTTVRQLFDICCSRLNLLFDPVLVSNNMATLNRFTTYEGGVHLAGEISMRHQIAAKELIAIPIRDRGMDIRNIEVQTLTGRTLPAAVRVFLDYMIEKLQSEKNMHHKSEA; from the coding sequence ATGGAATTTTTACCTCGCAACATCGCAAATTTTCGAAAAAAACACGAAGGCATTCATTTTCATATCAATGTCAGTTCGCCAGCAGAAGTATCACGACGCGTAAGTCATGGCGATGCCGATATCGGAATCACCTTAAACTTATCTCCCGCGAAGGACATACAAGTCGCCTACCGCCAACCCTCTCCAGTGGTTGCCGTGGTACATCCATCTCACCCATTAGCCAACAAAAAAACCGTTACGCTTGCGCAATTACAACCCTATCCCATTGCCTTGCCTGAAGAAAATACCACTGTAAGGCAGCTGTTTGATATTTGCTGCAGCCGTCTAAATCTATTATTTGATCCGGTTTTGGTATCGAACAACATGGCGACACTCAATCGCTTTACGACCTACGAAGGCGGTGTTCACCTCGCAGGGGAAATATCCATGCGTCATCAAATCGCCGCCAAAGAACTGATCGCGATTCCCATTCGAGACCGTGGCATGGACATCCGTAATATTGAAGTGCAAACCCTCACCGGCCGCACTTTACCCGCCGCCGTGAGAGTGTTTTTAGATTACATGATAGAGAAACTGCAATCAGAAAAAAATATGCATCATAAGTCCGAAGCTTGA